One Kineococcus aurantiacus genomic window carries:
- a CDS encoding deoxyguanosinetriphosphate triphosphohydrolase: MSGDGPGYAAADVARWAPEPPKTHARSAFMRDRARVLHSSALRRLAAKTQVVGPGTDDFVRNRLTHSLEVAQVGRELGAALGCDPDVVDTACLAHDLGHPPFGHNGERALAEAAAHVGGFEGNAQTLRILTRLEPKSVAADGSPVGLNLTRASLDAATKYPWLHGKAPRATSKFGAYADDADVFAWLRDGAPENRPCVEAQVMDFADDVAYSVHDVEDAVVAGHVRLDWLQRAEIRARVAAQVRDWYVADASDEAVDAALWRLSSSRFWAAEQPGEVFGGRRHLAALKDMTSQLIGRFANAAEHATRARHGDGRLTRYAADVVVPEETALEVAVLKGVAATFVMSAQERQPFYARQRELLHELVAALVEQGPDVLEPPFREDHHDAVDDAARLRVVVDQVASLTDVSALAWHDRLTA, translated from the coding sequence ATGAGCGGCGACGGCCCGGGCTACGCGGCGGCCGACGTCGCGCGCTGGGCGCCCGAACCGCCCAAGACGCACGCCCGCAGCGCGTTCATGCGCGACCGCGCCCGCGTCCTGCACTCCTCGGCGCTGCGGCGGCTGGCGGCCAAGACGCAGGTCGTCGGGCCGGGCACCGACGACTTCGTCCGCAACCGGCTGACCCACTCCCTCGAGGTCGCCCAGGTCGGCCGCGAGCTGGGCGCCGCGCTCGGCTGCGACCCCGACGTCGTCGACACCGCGTGCCTGGCGCACGACCTGGGGCACCCGCCGTTCGGGCACAACGGTGAGCGGGCGCTCGCCGAGGCCGCGGCGCACGTCGGCGGGTTCGAGGGCAACGCGCAGACGCTGCGGATCCTGACCCGGCTGGAACCGAAGTCGGTCGCCGCCGACGGCTCACCCGTCGGGCTGAACCTGACCCGCGCCAGCCTGGACGCCGCCACGAAGTACCCGTGGCTGCACGGCAAGGCGCCGCGCGCCACGTCCAAGTTCGGCGCCTACGCCGACGACGCCGACGTCTTCGCGTGGCTGCGCGACGGGGCCCCGGAGAACCGCCCGTGCGTCGAGGCGCAGGTCATGGACTTCGCCGACGACGTCGCGTACTCGGTCCACGACGTCGAGGACGCCGTCGTCGCGGGGCACGTGCGGCTGGACTGGTTGCAGCGGGCCGAGATCCGCGCCCGCGTGGCCGCCCAGGTCCGCGACTGGTACGTCGCTGACGCCTCCGACGAGGCCGTCGACGCCGCGCTGTGGCGGCTGTCCTCGTCCCGGTTCTGGGCCGCGGAGCAGCCGGGGGAGGTGTTCGGCGGCCGCCGCCACCTGGCGGCGCTGAAGGACATGACGTCCCAGCTCATCGGCCGGTTCGCCAACGCCGCCGAGCACGCGACCCGCGCGCGCCACGGCGACGGCCGGCTGACCCGGTACGCCGCCGACGTGGTGGTGCCCGAGGAGACGGCCCTGGAGGTCGCGGTGCTCAAGGGCGTCGCGGCGACGTTCGTCATGAGCGCCCAGGAGCGGCAGCCGTTCTACGCCCGCCAGCGCGAGCTGCTGCACGAGCTCGTGGCCGCCCTCGTCGAGCAGGGCCCGGACGTCCTGGAGCCGCCGTTCCGCGAGGACCACCACGACGCCGTCGACGACGCCGCCCGCCTGCGGGTCGTGGTGGACCAGGTGGCGTCGCTGACGGACGTGTCGGCGCTGGCCTGGCACGACCGGCTCACGGCCTGA
- the dusB gene encoding tRNA dihydrouridine synthase DusB, protein MSAPTLTAARPLRIGPLVSSTPVVLAPMAGITNSAYRRLCREQGEGFYVSEMITSRALVERTPETMRLITFEPDESPRSLQLYGVDPLTVAKAVEMIVAEDLADHVDLNFGCPVPKVTRKGGGSALPWKAGLFRDIVRGAVREAAKGGVPLTVKMRKGIDDDHLTYLQAGKAAEEEGVAAVALHGRTASQHYSGTADWDAIARLRDTVTTIPVLGNGDVWSAEDALEMVRRTGVDGVVVGRGCLGRPWLFADLEAGFAGRPERVKPGLREVTRVLRRHAELLCDFYEDELRGCRDIRKHVSWYFKGYAVGGDMRAKLGLVDTLDALDELIADLDLDQPYPGEAAEGARGRAGSPQAKVALPEGWLESQELTGVAAEMIRQAELSVSGG, encoded by the coding sequence GTGAGTGCACCCACGCTGACCGCCGCCCGGCCGCTGAGGATCGGCCCGCTCGTCTCCTCGACGCCCGTCGTCCTGGCGCCGATGGCCGGGATCACCAACTCCGCGTACCGCCGGCTGTGCCGCGAGCAGGGTGAGGGCTTCTACGTCAGCGAGATGATCACCTCGCGCGCCCTCGTCGAGCGCACCCCCGAGACCATGCGGCTCATCACCTTCGAACCCGACGAGTCCCCGCGCAGCCTGCAGCTCTACGGCGTCGACCCGCTCACCGTCGCCAAGGCCGTCGAGATGATCGTCGCCGAGGACCTCGCCGACCACGTCGACCTCAACTTCGGCTGCCCCGTCCCCAAGGTCACCCGCAAGGGCGGCGGGTCGGCGCTGCCGTGGAAGGCCGGGCTGTTCCGCGACATCGTCCGCGGCGCCGTGCGGGAGGCCGCCAAGGGCGGCGTCCCGCTGACCGTGAAGATGCGCAAGGGCATCGACGACGACCACCTGACCTACCTGCAGGCCGGCAAGGCCGCCGAGGAGGAGGGCGTCGCGGCCGTCGCGCTGCACGGCCGGACGGCCTCCCAGCACTACTCCGGCACGGCCGACTGGGACGCCATCGCGCGGCTGCGCGACACCGTCACCACGATCCCCGTCCTGGGCAACGGCGACGTCTGGAGCGCCGAGGACGCCCTGGAGATGGTGCGGCGCACCGGGGTCGACGGGGTGGTCGTGGGCCGCGGCTGCCTGGGCCGGCCCTGGCTGTTCGCCGACCTCGAAGCCGGTTTCGCGGGCCGCCCCGAGCGCGTCAAGCCGGGGCTGCGGGAGGTGACCCGCGTGCTGCGCCGGCACGCCGAGCTGCTGTGCGACTTCTACGAGGACGAGCTGCGCGGCTGCCGGGACATCCGCAAGCACGTCTCCTGGTACTTCAAGGGCTACGCCGTCGGCGGGGACATGCGCGCCAAGCTCGGTCTCGTCGACACCCTCGACGCCCTCGACGAGCTCATCGCCGACCTCGACCTCGACCAGCCCTACCCGGGGGAGGCCGCCGAGGGGGCCCGGGGCCGCGCCGGGTCGCCGCAGGCGAAGGTCGCCCTGCCCGAGGGCTGGCTCGAGAGCCAGGAGCTGACCGGCGTCGCCGCCGAGATGATCCGCCAGGCCGAGCTGTCGGTGTCCGGCGGATGA
- a CDS encoding universal stress protein yields the protein MCDPRHHHPQRPVQHPLVVVGYEPGDEHAVLEALAQARLRRGALTVVAAAPLPDGLLLRCRTALGGLDVRLPPEGADLTEALLDLAERERAALLVVGLARRGVDDLLGGRARLVVLDAPCPVLSVPEPGGAGRPAPAEAVTMGA from the coding sequence ATGTGCGATCCGAGGCACCACCACCCGCAGCGCCCGGTCCAGCACCCCCTGGTGGTCGTCGGCTACGAACCGGGCGACGAGCACGCCGTCCTCGAGGCGCTCGCCCAGGCCCGGCTGCGCCGCGGCGCCCTGACCGTCGTGGCCGCCGCGCCGCTGCCCGACGGCCTGCTGCTGCGCTGCCGCACCGCGCTGGGCGGTCTCGACGTGCGGCTGCCGCCGGAGGGCGCCGACCTCACCGAGGCCCTGCTCGACCTCGCCGAGCGCGAGCGCGCCGCGCTGCTCGTCGTGGGCCTGGCCCGCCGCGGCGTCGACGACCTCCTGGGCGGCCGCGCCCGCCTCGTCGTCCTCGACGCCCCCTGCCCCGTGCTGTCCGTGCCCGAGCCCGGCGGCGCCGGCCGCCCGGCACCCGCCGAAGCGGTCACAATGGGGGCGTGA
- a CDS encoding LacI family DNA-binding transcriptional regulator codes for MADVARLAGVNASTVSHVLNGTRTVSGPTREAVLDAVARTGYRQNTLARSLARSSTTTLGLASRFVSNPHFADLVTSIESTARRAGYSLVLADTHDDPAQELRAVHELADRRVDGLLLAPSVHAVDEALPFLARAGIPTVLLDRFADCVFDQVAPENTDATALLTAHLADAGHTSVAFVAGLAGLSSTSERTAGFHRVVRERGLDGVVLDGRSETPVAEAAVLSAFASPGHPTAVVVGNNSMTVGALRALRTLRLRIPDDVALVCYDDPEWADLVDPPLTAIHQDVPAMATRAVTMILERLAGTAPAAPRRERIRPTFRHRASCGCAGPVRHDRGELLTPVP; via the coding sequence ATGGCGGACGTGGCGCGGCTGGCGGGGGTGAACGCGTCGACGGTCTCGCACGTGCTCAACGGCACCCGGACCGTCAGCGGACCCACCCGGGAGGCCGTGCTCGACGCGGTCGCCCGCACCGGCTACCGGCAGAACACCCTGGCGCGGTCTCTGGCCCGCTCCTCCACGACGACCCTGGGCCTGGCCAGCCGGTTCGTCTCCAACCCGCACTTCGCCGACCTGGTGACCTCCATCGAGTCCACCGCCCGGCGCGCCGGCTACTCCCTCGTCCTGGCCGACACCCACGACGACCCCGCGCAGGAGCTGCGCGCCGTCCACGAGCTCGCCGACCGCCGCGTCGACGGGCTGCTCCTGGCCCCCTCCGTGCACGCCGTCGACGAGGCCCTGCCCTTCCTGGCCCGCGCGGGGATCCCCACCGTCCTGCTGGACCGCTTCGCCGACTGCGTCTTCGACCAGGTCGCGCCCGAGAACACCGACGCGACGGCCCTGCTCACCGCCCACCTCGCCGACGCCGGGCACACGTCCGTGGCGTTCGTGGCCGGCCTGGCCGGGCTCAGCTCCACGTCCGAGCGCACCGCCGGGTTCCACCGCGTCGTCCGCGAGCGGGGCCTGGACGGCGTGGTGCTCGACGGCCGCAGCGAGACCCCCGTGGCCGAGGCCGCCGTCCTGTCGGCGTTCGCCTCCCCCGGCCACCCCACCGCCGTCGTCGTGGGCAACAACTCCATGACCGTCGGGGCGCTGCGCGCCCTGCGGACCCTGCGCCTGCGCATCCCGGACGACGTCGCCCTCGTCTGCTACGACGACCCCGAGTGGGCCGACCTCGTCGACCCGCCCCTGACCGCGATCCACCAGGACGTGCCCGCGATGGCGACCCGCGCCGTCACGATGATCCTCGAGCGCCTGGCCGGCACGGCCCCCGCCGCCCCCCGCCGCGAACGCATCCGCCCCACCTTCCGGCACCGCGCCTCCTGCGGCTGTGCCGGGCCGGTCCGCCACGACCGCGGGGAGCTCCTCACCCCCGTGCCGTGA
- a CDS encoding benzoate/H(+) symporter BenE family transporter, translated as MDHRPSRHRRPGGLTRPVSAGAVAAVTGFASSFVLVLAGFTAVGASPRQAASGLLALCLAQCAVACLLSWRTRLPLSFVWSTPGAALLVAAQGRTGSIEAAVGAFLLCALLVVVTGAWPALARLVRRVPTPVAGALLAGVLFPLCLAPVTAVGARPLAAACVVLVWLALRRLAPAAAVPAAMVLALGFTVAGLPGPASLPWTPHLVPVVPALDPFVLVSLGVPLYVVTMAGQNIPGFTILETLGYRDVPTGRVLLGAGLGSGAAALFGGHAVNLSALAAGIIAGPGAGRDPSRRWIAALAGGAGYLLLGLLAAPIAALVGDTDPVLVEAVAGLALLDSFVGGLVSALADAAHRLTAGLTFAVVASGLTFAGVGSAFWGLVAGLAVFAWTSRPAAPLTARG; from the coding sequence GTGGACCACCGCCCCAGCAGGCACCGCCGACCCGGCGGGCTCACCCGGCCCGTCTCGGCCGGTGCCGTCGCCGCCGTCACCGGCTTCGCCTCCTCCTTCGTCCTGGTGCTCGCCGGGTTCACCGCCGTCGGCGCGAGCCCGCGGCAGGCCGCCTCCGGGCTGCTCGCGCTGTGCCTGGCCCAGTGCGCCGTGGCGTGCCTGCTGTCGTGGCGGACGCGGCTGCCGCTGTCGTTCGTGTGGTCCACCCCCGGGGCCGCGCTCCTCGTCGCCGCGCAGGGGCGGACCGGGTCGATCGAGGCCGCCGTCGGGGCCTTCCTCCTGTGCGCCCTGCTCGTCGTCGTCACCGGCGCCTGGCCCGCGCTGGCCCGGCTCGTGCGGCGCGTCCCCACCCCCGTGGCCGGGGCGCTGCTGGCCGGGGTGCTGTTCCCCCTGTGCCTGGCCCCCGTCACCGCCGTCGGCGCCCGGCCCCTCGCGGCCGCGTGCGTCGTCCTCGTCTGGCTCGCGCTGCGCCGGCTGGCCCCCGCCGCCGCGGTGCCCGCCGCGATGGTCCTCGCCCTCGGGTTCACCGTCGCCGGGCTGCCCGGACCGGCCTCGCTGCCGTGGACCCCGCACCTGGTCCCCGTCGTCCCCGCCCTCGACCCCTTCGTCCTGGTCTCCCTCGGGGTCCCGCTGTACGTCGTGACCATGGCCGGGCAGAACATCCCCGGGTTCACCATCCTGGAGACCCTGGGCTACCGCGACGTCCCCACCGGCCGGGTCCTGCTCGGCGCGGGCCTGGGCAGCGGCGCCGCGGCCCTGTTCGGCGGGCACGCCGTGAACCTGTCCGCCCTGGCCGCCGGCATCATCGCCGGCCCCGGTGCCGGCCGCGACCCCTCCCGCCGCTGGATCGCGGCGCTCGCCGGCGGCGCGGGCTACCTGCTGCTGGGGCTGCTGGCCGCACCCATCGCCGCCCTCGTGGGGGACACCGACCCCGTCCTCGTCGAAGCCGTCGCCGGCCTGGCCCTGCTGGACTCCTTCGTCGGCGGCCTCGTCTCCGCGCTCGCCGACGCCGCCCACCGCCTCACCGCGGGCCTGACGTTCGCCGTGGTCGCCTCCGGCCTCACCTTCGCCGGCGTCGGCAGCGCGTTCTGGGGCCTGGTCGCCGGCCTGGCCGTCTTCGCGTGGACCTCCCGGCCCGCGGCACCCCTCACGGCACGGGGGTGA
- a CDS encoding glycine--tRNA ligase, whose protein sequence is MAASRLDAVINLAKRRGFVFPSGEIYGGTRSAWDYGPLGVELKENIKRQWWRTMVSTRDDVVGLDSAVILPRRVWEASGHVAVFTDPLVESLQTHKRYRADHLLEAYEAKHGHPPVNGLADVPDPDTGVRGQWTEPKDFSGLMKTYLGAVDNEEGLHYLRPETAQGIFVNFANVMGSARKKPPFGIGQIGKSFRNEITPGNFIFRTREFEQMEMEFFVEPGTDEQWHQYWLDERMSWYTGLGIDPGNLRFYEHAQEKLSHYSKRTVDIEYRFGFQGSEWGELEGIANRTDYDLSTHSKESGVDLSYFDQTKGERWVPYVIEPAAGLTRSLMAFLVDAYTEDEAPNTKGGVDKRTVLRLDHRLAPVKAAVFPLSRNEQLSPKAKDLAAELRKHWNVEFDDAGAIGRRYRRHDEVGTPYCITVDFDTLEDQAVTIRERDTMAQERVGLSQVTQWLGSRLLGA, encoded by the coding sequence GTGGCCGCATCCCGCCTCGACGCCGTCATCAACCTCGCCAAGCGCCGAGGTTTCGTGTTCCCGTCGGGGGAGATCTACGGCGGGACCCGCTCCGCCTGGGACTACGGCCCCCTCGGCGTGGAGCTGAAGGAGAACATCAAGCGCCAGTGGTGGCGGACCATGGTCTCCACCCGCGACGACGTCGTGGGCCTGGACTCCGCCGTCATCCTGCCCCGCCGCGTGTGGGAGGCCTCCGGCCACGTCGCCGTCTTCACCGACCCCCTGGTGGAGTCGCTGCAGACGCACAAGCGCTACCGCGCCGACCACCTCCTGGAGGCCTACGAGGCCAAGCACGGCCACCCGCCGGTCAACGGCCTGGCCGACGTGCCCGACCCCGACACCGGCGTGCGCGGGCAGTGGACCGAGCCCAAGGACTTCTCGGGCCTCATGAAGACCTACCTCGGCGCCGTCGACAACGAGGAGGGGCTGCACTACCTGCGCCCCGAGACCGCCCAGGGCATCTTCGTGAACTTCGCCAACGTCATGGGCTCGGCCCGCAAGAAGCCGCCGTTCGGCATCGGCCAGATCGGCAAGAGCTTCCGCAACGAGATCACCCCCGGCAACTTCATCTTCCGCACCCGCGAGTTCGAGCAGATGGAGATGGAGTTCTTCGTCGAGCCCGGCACCGACGAGCAGTGGCACCAGTACTGGCTCGACGAGCGCATGTCCTGGTACACCGGCCTGGGCATCGACCCGGGCAACCTGCGCTTCTACGAGCACGCGCAGGAGAAGCTGTCGCACTACTCCAAGCGGACCGTCGACATCGAGTACCGCTTCGGGTTCCAGGGGTCGGAGTGGGGCGAGCTGGAGGGCATCGCCAACCGCACCGACTACGACCTGTCGACGCACTCCAAGGAGTCCGGCGTCGACCTGTCCTACTTCGACCAGACCAAGGGCGAGCGCTGGGTGCCCTACGTCATCGAACCCGCGGCCGGCCTGACGCGCTCCCTCATGGCCTTCCTCGTCGACGCCTACACCGAGGACGAGGCGCCCAACACCAAGGGCGGCGTGGACAAGCGCACCGTCCTGCGCCTGGACCACCGCCTCGCGCCCGTCAAGGCCGCGGTGTTCCCGCTCTCGCGCAACGAGCAGCTGTCCCCCAAGGCCAAGGACCTCGCCGCGGAGCTGCGCAAGCACTGGAACGTGGAGTTCGACGACGCCGGCGCCATCGGCCGCCGCTACCGCCGGCACGACGAGGTCGGCACGCCGTACTGCATCACGGTCGACTTCGACACCCTCGAGGACCAGGCCGTGACCATCCGCGAGCGCGACACCATGGCCCAGGAACGCGTCGGCCTGTCCCAGGTCACGCAGTGGCTGGGGTCGCGCCTGCTCGGCGCCTGA
- a CDS encoding transcriptional repressor: MSAPARRSTKQRSAVSAVLDEADAFLSAQDLHARLRERGENVGLATVYRALQVLAQDGDVDVLRTDDGGEAVYRRCSTGHHHHLVCRRCGATVEVEGPQVETWARRVGAEHGFTAVQHVVEVFGVCAECSARA; encoded by the coding sequence GTGTCGGCGCCCGCCCGTCGGTCCACGAAGCAGCGCTCGGCCGTCTCCGCCGTCCTCGACGAGGCCGACGCCTTCCTCTCGGCCCAGGACCTGCACGCCCGGCTGCGCGAGCGCGGCGAGAACGTGGGGCTGGCGACGGTCTACCGCGCCCTGCAGGTCCTGGCGCAGGACGGCGACGTCGACGTCCTGCGCACCGACGACGGCGGCGAGGCCGTGTACCGGCGGTGCAGCACGGGCCACCACCACCACCTCGTGTGCCGGCGCTGCGGCGCGACGGTCGAGGTCGAGGGTCCGCAGGTGGAGACGTGGGCCCGGCGCGTGGGCGCCGAGCACGGCTTCACGGCCGTCCAGCACGTCGTGGAGGTCTTCGGCGTCTGCGCGGAGTGCTCCGCCCGGGCCTGA
- a CDS encoding GTP-binding protein has protein sequence MPLPVTLLTSMDPVLRDSATAAALWGEPGTGLLRYDLHDDGLHRLVSEFGRVLEDVRVPLEHTCLGCALREDVLPTVAAAARGGRFTRLVLALPAAAEPLAALQALALGHDGADALADLVSVGGVVAVTHGPTLLEDLLGDELLPGSERAVGEVLAHQLDEADLVLVDGDLPRRSAVLLDHVTAPGSVVADLLAADAADLLATRRAPTPDPLRRSDPRAARPSGADDRLGVFTLDLRAGSALHPRRLLEEVEAVGAGRLRARGVFWVPSRPGVVCAWDGAGGQVSIGTAGEWDARRGERPHTRLVVTGVDAGDAERVSAAFGRILATPAESAAWTAPHDGLEPWLGDR, from the coding sequence GTGCCGCTTCCCGTGACCCTGCTGACCTCGATGGACCCCGTGCTGCGCGACAGCGCCACCGCCGCCGCGCTGTGGGGCGAGCCCGGCACCGGGCTGCTGCGCTACGACCTGCACGACGACGGCCTGCACCGGCTCGTCAGCGAGTTCGGCCGCGTCCTGGAGGACGTCCGGGTCCCCCTGGAGCACACGTGCTTGGGCTGCGCCCTGCGCGAGGACGTCCTGCCCACGGTCGCCGCCGCCGCCCGCGGCGGGCGCTTCACCCGGCTCGTGCTCGCCCTGCCCGCCGCCGCCGAACCGCTCGCGGCCCTGCAGGCGCTCGCCCTGGGCCACGACGGCGCGGACGCCCTGGCCGACCTCGTGAGCGTCGGCGGCGTCGTCGCCGTCACCCACGGCCCGACCCTGCTGGAGGACCTGCTCGGCGACGAGCTGCTGCCCGGCTCCGAGCGCGCGGTGGGGGAGGTGCTGGCCCACCAGCTCGACGAGGCCGACCTCGTCCTCGTCGACGGCGACCTGCCCCGGCGCTCCGCGGTGCTGCTCGACCACGTCACCGCCCCCGGCAGCGTCGTGGCCGACCTGCTCGCCGCCGACGCCGCCGACCTGCTCGCCACCCGCCGGGCCCCGACGCCGGACCCGTTGCGGCGCAGCGACCCGCGCGCCGCGCGGCCCAGCGGGGCCGACGACCGGCTCGGCGTCTTCACGCTGGACCTGCGGGCCGGCTCGGCGCTGCACCCCCGGCGGCTGCTCGAGGAGGTCGAGGCCGTCGGCGCCGGCCGGCTGCGGGCCCGCGGGGTGTTCTGGGTGCCCTCGCGGCCCGGGGTCGTGTGCGCCTGGGACGGGGCCGGCGGTCAGGTCAGCATCGGCACCGCGGGGGAGTGGGACGCCCGGCGCGGGGAACGCCCGCACACCCGGCTCGTCGTCACCGGCGTCGACGCCGGCGACGCCGAGCGGGTCAGCGCCGCGTTCGGGCGGATCCTGGCCACCCCCGCCGAGAGCGCGGCCTGGACCGCGCCGCACGACGGCCTCGAACCGTGGCTCGGGGACCGCTGA
- the ppc gene encoding phosphoenolpyruvate carboxylase has product MSAPTDEGRRTPEQAPVRTSRDVLTVDGVSSDEGHAALRASVRKLGELLGESLTRHEGRELLDLVEQVRALARRPDDGAELAKLLSGVDDATAIVLARAFTAYFQLANASEQVHRGLELSRATTGGLDGTFERLGEALAAGDLDHGTAQQILGRLQLRPVFTAHPTESSRRSVLDLLLRITGIVEASEDPAVRPLDAARGQRRLAELVDELWQTDELRVLRPRPTDEARSALHYLRNLTSTVLPDLLEDLAVGLADLGLELPAGAQPLRFGNWVGGDRDGNPNVTPEVTAEVLAMQHDAALDVLTAATRDLMTELAASTQIVGVSEELLASLEADAQALPEVRAARAHLNGEEPYRFKLSYVLARLEGTRARWHSGTDHVPGRDYSSVEEYTADIRMLQDSLRANDGELVADGAVARLLRVVRAVGFSLATLDVREDAGKHHAALAAIYDRLGELITPYADLDRSARTKLLSKELTGHRPLIGAAAQTLTGTPAKVVELFSTIRTSLDRYGDDVIETYIVSMTKGIDDLFAVVVLAREVGLVDLAQTPGASDVARIGFAPLFETVTELENAEELLEGLLSDPSYRRVVAARGDVQEIMLGYSDSSKDAGIAASRWQIHRAQRALRDVAARHGVTLRLFHGRGGSVGRGGGPTGEAILAQPYGTLDGPIKVTEQGEVISDKYVQPRLARHNLEVALSAALEASTLHRTPLQSGEILDGWDETMSVVAAKGQEAYRALVRDPGLVAFFVSATPVEELGNLNIGSRPARRPGGLGGLEDLRAIPWVFGWTQSRINVPGWFGVGSGLQAAREAGHGDDLREMFANWNFFRSFVSNVQMTLAKTDLGIAAHYVEELVSADARATFDVIRAEHATTLEQVLWLTGQDELLESAPVLKRTLELRDAYLAPLHALQVSLLARSRASGDDVDPALRRALLLTINGIAAGMRNTG; this is encoded by the coding sequence ATGAGCGCACCGACCGACGAGGGTCGAAGGACCCCCGAGCAAGCACCCGTCCGCACGTCCCGGGACGTGCTGACGGTGGACGGGGTGTCCTCCGACGAGGGCCACGCCGCCCTGCGGGCCTCGGTCCGCAAGCTCGGTGAGCTCCTGGGCGAGTCCCTGACCCGTCACGAGGGCCGCGAGCTGCTCGACCTCGTCGAGCAGGTCCGCGCCCTGGCCCGCCGTCCCGACGACGGCGCCGAGCTGGCCAAGCTGCTGTCGGGCGTCGACGACGCCACCGCGATCGTCCTGGCCCGGGCCTTCACGGCCTACTTCCAGCTCGCCAACGCCTCCGAGCAGGTGCACCGCGGGCTGGAGCTGTCCCGGGCCACCACCGGCGGCCTCGACGGCACGTTCGAACGCCTCGGCGAGGCGCTGGCGGCCGGTGACCTGGACCACGGCACCGCCCAGCAGATCCTGGGCCGCCTGCAGCTGCGCCCCGTCTTCACCGCCCACCCCACCGAGTCCAGCCGCCGCTCGGTGCTGGACCTGCTGCTGCGCATCACGGGCATCGTCGAGGCGTCCGAGGACCCCGCGGTGCGCCCGCTGGACGCCGCCCGCGGCCAGCGCCGCCTCGCCGAGCTGGTCGACGAGCTGTGGCAGACCGACGAGCTGCGGGTCCTGCGCCCCCGGCCCACCGACGAGGCCCGCTCGGCGCTGCACTACCTGCGCAACCTCACCTCCACGGTCCTGCCGGACCTGCTGGAGGACCTCGCCGTGGGCCTGGCCGACCTGGGCCTGGAACTGCCCGCGGGCGCCCAGCCGCTGCGGTTCGGCAACTGGGTCGGCGGTGACCGCGACGGCAACCCCAACGTCACCCCCGAGGTGACGGCCGAGGTCCTGGCCATGCAGCACGACGCCGCGCTCGACGTCCTGACCGCCGCCACGCGCGACCTCATGACCGAGCTCGCCGCCTCCACCCAGATCGTCGGGGTCTCCGAGGAGCTCCTGGCCTCGCTGGAGGCCGACGCGCAGGCCCTGCCCGAGGTCCGCGCCGCCCGCGCCCACCTCAACGGCGAGGAGCCCTACCGCTTCAAGCTGTCCTACGTGCTGGCCCGCCTCGAGGGCACCCGCGCCCGCTGGCACAGCGGCACCGACCACGTGCCCGGCCGCGACTACTCCTCGGTCGAGGAGTACACCGCCGACATCCGGATGCTGCAGGACTCGCTGCGCGCCAACGACGGCGAGCTCGTCGCCGACGGGGCCGTGGCCCGCCTGCTGCGCGTGGTCCGCGCCGTCGGGTTCAGCCTGGCCACCCTGGACGTGCGCGAGGACGCCGGCAAGCACCACGCCGCGCTGGCCGCGATCTACGACCGCCTGGGCGAGCTCATCACCCCCTACGCCGACCTCGACCGGTCCGCGCGCACGAAGCTGCTGTCCAAGGAGCTGACCGGTCACCGCCCGCTCATCGGCGCCGCCGCGCAGACCCTCACGGGCACCCCGGCCAAGGTCGTGGAGCTGTTCTCGACGATCCGCACCTCGCTGGACCGCTACGGCGACGACGTCATCGAGACGTACATCGTGTCCATGACCAAGGGCATCGACGACCTGTTCGCCGTCGTGGTCCTGGCCCGCGAGGTCGGTCTGGTGGACCTGGCGCAGACCCCGGGCGCCAGCGACGTGGCGCGCATCGGGTTCGCCCCGCTGTTCGAGACCGTCACCGAGCTGGAGAACGCGGAGGAGCTCCTGGAGGGGCTGCTGTCGGACCCCTCCTACCGCCGCGTCGTCGCCGCCCGCGGCGACGTGCAGGAGATCATGCTCGGCTACTCCGACTCCTCCAAGGACGCCGGGATCGCCGCCTCCCGCTGGCAGATCCACCGCGCCCAGCGCGCGCTGCGCGACGTCGCCGCCCGCCACGGCGTGACCCTGCGCCTGTTCCACGGCCGCGGGGGTTCGGTCGGCCGCGGCGGTGGCCCCACCGGCGAGGCGATCCTGGCCCAGCCGTACGGGACGCTGGACGGCCCGATCAAGGTCACCGAGCAGGGTGAGGTGATCTCCGACAAGTACGTCCAGCCCCGGCTGGCCCGGCACAACCTCGAGGTCGCGCTGTCCGCCGCGCTCGAAGCGTCCACCCTGCACCGCACGCCGTTGCAGTCCGGGGAGATCCTCGACGGCTGGGACGAGACCATGTCCGTCGTGGCCGCCAAGGGCCAGGAGGCCTACCGGGCGCTGGTCCGGGACCCGGGCCTGGTGGCGTTCTTCGTCTCGGCCACCCCCGTCGAGGAACTGGGCAACCTCAACATCGGTTCGCGCCCGGCCCGCCGCCCCGGCGGGCTCGGCGGCCTGGAGGACCTGCGGGCCATCCCGTGGGTGTTCGGCTGGACGCAGAGCCGCATCAACGTCCCCGGCTGGTTCGGCGTGGGCTCCGGCCTCCAGGCCGCCCGGGAGGCCGGGCACGGCGACGACCTGCGCGAGATGTTCGCGAACTGGAACTTCTTCCGCAGCTTCGTGTCCAACGTGCAGATGACCCTGGCCAAGACGGACCTGGGCATCGCCGCGCACTACGTCGAGGAGCTCGTCTCCGCCGACGCGCGTGCGACGTTCGACGTCATCCGCGCCGAGCACGCCACCACGCTCGAGCAGGTCCTGTGGCTGACCGGTCAGGACGAGCTCCTGGAGTCCGCCCCCGTCCTGAAGCGGACGCTGGAACTGCGCGACGCCTACCTGGCCCCGCTGCACGCCCTGCAGGTCTCCCTGCTCGCCCGCTCGCGCGCCAGCGGCGACGACGTCGACCCCGCGCTGCGCCGCGCGCTGCTGCTGACGATCAACGGGATCGCCGCCGGGATGCGCAACACCGGCTGA